In Microcoleus sp. FACHB-68, the following are encoded in one genomic region:
- the sigC gene encoding RNA polymerase sigma factor SigC: MPGTFLYTNAGYDEQLNASGVQPEKIAGDAEAIADVFIELEIEGADAVSFGPSASRRTTDLVRLYLQEIGRVRLLGRDEEVSEAQNVQRYMRVQELRDQAASSEDELIKRYSQLIEARDRLASHLGMRPSLERWAAEAGIMVSDLKPTLAAGKRRWAEVAGLSVEELEQVQAEGIRAKDHMIKANLRLVVSVAKKYQNRGLELLDLIQEGTLGLERAVEKFDPTRGYRFSTYAYWWIRQGITRAIATQSRTIRLPVHITEKLNKIKKAQRKISQEKGRTPTIEDIAGELDMTPAQVREVLLRVPRAVSLETKVGNEKDTELGDLLETDDVSPEEMLMREALHRDLQQLLADLTSRERDVIQMRFGLGDGHPYSLAEIGRALDLSRERVRQIEAKALQKLRQPKRRNRVRDYLESLS; encoded by the coding sequence ATGCCAGGAACTTTCTTGTACACGAATGCAGGCTATGACGAACAACTGAATGCCTCTGGTGTTCAGCCCGAAAAAATCGCCGGTGATGCAGAAGCAATCGCAGATGTATTTATTGAGCTGGAAATAGAGGGTGCAGACGCAGTGAGTTTTGGGCCAAGCGCCAGCCGCCGTACCACTGATCTAGTGCGTTTGTATCTTCAAGAAATCGGTCGAGTCCGTTTATTAGGACGCGATGAAGAAGTCTCGGAAGCTCAAAATGTCCAGCGCTATATGCGGGTGCAAGAGTTGCGAGATCAAGCGGCATCCTCTGAGGATGAGTTGATTAAGCGCTACAGCCAACTAATTGAGGCTCGTGATCGCTTAGCTTCTCATCTAGGGATGCGTCCTTCTTTGGAGCGATGGGCTGCTGAAGCTGGGATTATGGTCAGTGATCTAAAGCCTACTTTAGCCGCCGGTAAACGCCGATGGGCAGAAGTTGCCGGTCTGAGCGTGGAGGAGTTGGAGCAAGTCCAAGCTGAAGGCATTCGGGCGAAGGATCACATGATTAAGGCTAACTTGCGCCTGGTCGTGTCTGTTGCTAAAAAGTATCAAAATCGCGGTTTGGAATTATTGGATTTGATCCAAGAAGGCACCCTTGGTTTAGAGCGTGCGGTTGAGAAGTTTGATCCCACGCGGGGTTACAGGTTCAGCACCTATGCCTATTGGTGGATTCGTCAGGGAATTACTCGCGCCATTGCCACCCAAAGCCGCACCATTCGTCTGCCGGTGCACATCACTGAAAAGCTTAACAAAATTAAAAAAGCCCAGCGCAAAATCTCTCAAGAAAAAGGTCGCACCCCAACCATTGAAGATATTGCCGGCGAGTTAGATATGACGCCGGCTCAAGTGCGGGAAGTTTTATTACGGGTGCCCCGTGCGGTGTCTTTAGAAACGAAAGTCGGGAATGAGAAAGACACTGAACTGGGAGACTTGCTCGAAACTGACGACGTTTCTCCTGAAGAAATGCTGATGCGAGAAGCGCTGCATCGGGATTTGCAACAATTGCTGGCGGATTTAACGTCCCGCGAGCGAGATGTGATTCAAATGCGGTTTGGTTTGGGAGATGGCCACCCTTACTCTTTGGCAGAAATCGGTCGCGCTTTAGATTTGTCGCGGGAACGGGTGCGCCAGATTGAAGCTAAAGCTCTGCAAAAGCTGCGGCAACCGAAGCGCCGCAACCGGGTAAGGGACTATTTGGAGTCGCTTAGCTAG
- a CDS encoding NAD(P)H-dependent glycerol-3-phosphate dehydrogenase, with the protein MQKKTLAIIGAGVWGTALANLAAGNGHRVRVWSRRCSESLEDVLAGAELVLSAVSMKGVGAVISQVQSLPVSSNTIFITVTKGLDPQTTRTPSQMWQAAFPAAPVVVLAGPNLSKEIEQGLPAATVVASKDLVAAATVQAVFSSSSFRVYTNSDPLGVELGGTLKNVMAIAAGVCDGLDLGTNAKAALLTRGLAEIIRIGANWGAQTETFYGLSGLGDLLATCNSALSRNYQVGYQLAKGQTLQAILAQLEGTAEGVSTTPVLIQRADQQGIYVPISYLVNRLLQGEITPQSAVEALMLRDVKPESKPLAD; encoded by the coding sequence ATGCAAAAAAAGACCCTGGCAATTATTGGAGCGGGTGTTTGGGGTACAGCATTGGCAAACCTGGCAGCGGGTAATGGCCACCGCGTGCGTGTTTGGTCTCGTCGCTGTTCAGAAAGCCTGGAAGATGTGCTTGCCGGCGCTGAGCTCGTGCTGTCTGCTGTTTCCATGAAAGGCGTTGGCGCAGTGATTTCCCAGGTGCAATCTCTGCCAGTAAGCTCTAACACCATTTTCATAACCGTAACCAAGGGTTTAGATCCACAGACAACCCGCACGCCTTCCCAGATGTGGCAGGCGGCATTTCCTGCTGCGCCGGTTGTGGTTCTGGCCGGCCCTAACCTGTCTAAAGAAATTGAGCAGGGTTTGCCGGCGGCAACGGTGGTAGCGAGTAAAGACCTCGTGGCAGCAGCAACAGTGCAAGCCGTATTTTCTTCTAGCAGCTTTCGGGTTTACACGAATTCCGACCCCTTGGGCGTAGAATTGGGCGGAACTTTAAAAAATGTGATGGCGATCGCAGCCGGTGTGTGTGATGGGCTGGATCTGGGTACGAATGCGAAGGCGGCACTGCTGACTCGCGGGCTGGCGGAAATTATCAGAATTGGCGCGAATTGGGGTGCCCAAACCGAAACATTTTATGGTTTGTCAGGGCTAGGGGATTTGCTGGCGACCTGCAACAGCGCCCTTAGCCGCAATTACCAAGTTGGCTACCAGTTAGCAAAAGGCCAAACACTACAGGCAATCCTGGCCCAACTTGAAGGAACGGCTGAGGGCGTGAGTACCACGCCGGTATTGATTCAGCGAGCCGATCAGCAGGGGATTTACGTGCCAATTTCCTATCTCGTTAATCGTTTACTTCAAGGCGAAATTACGCCGCAATCAGCGGTTGAAGCTCTGATGTTACGAGATGTTAAACCAGAGTCCAAACCACTAGCGGATTAA
- the lipA gene encoding lipoyl synthase: protein MTVKPDWLRVKAPQWERVGNVKEILRDLSLNTVCEEASCPNIGECFQAGTATFLIMGPACTRACPYCDIDFEKKPKPLDSTEPERLAQAVHRLKLNHVVITSVNRDDLPDGGASQFLRCIQAVRALSPQTTIEVLIPDLCGNWPALEAILAAHPEVLNHNTETIPRLYRRVRPQGDYLRTLELLRRSRDLAPGVYTKSGIMVGLGETDEEIRQVMRDLREADCDILTIGQYLQPTPKHLSVANWVTPAQFDAWQQFGESLGFLQVVASPLTRSSYHAEQVRALMERYPRR, encoded by the coding sequence GTGACTGTCAAGCCAGACTGGTTGCGAGTCAAAGCCCCTCAATGGGAGCGCGTCGGCAACGTTAAAGAAATTCTGCGGGATTTATCCCTGAATACTGTTTGTGAAGAAGCGTCTTGCCCCAATATTGGCGAGTGCTTCCAAGCCGGCACTGCTACCTTTTTAATTATGGGTCCAGCCTGTACGCGGGCTTGTCCCTATTGCGATATCGATTTTGAGAAAAAACCGAAACCGCTCGATTCAACTGAGCCAGAACGATTGGCTCAAGCGGTACACCGGCTGAAGTTAAACCATGTGGTGATTACTTCCGTAAATCGGGACGATCTGCCGGACGGCGGAGCCTCACAATTTCTGCGCTGTATTCAAGCGGTTCGCGCCTTATCGCCCCAAACGACGATTGAGGTGCTGATTCCTGACTTGTGTGGTAACTGGCCGGCGCTAGAAGCGATTCTTGCCGCTCATCCAGAGGTACTCAATCACAATACCGAAACCATACCCCGTCTCTACCGGCGGGTGCGCCCCCAAGGTGACTACTTGCGTACCTTGGAACTGCTGCGGCGCTCGCGTGATTTGGCTCCTGGAGTCTATACCAAGTCAGGCATTATGGTGGGATTAGGGGAAACGGATGAAGAAATTCGGCAGGTGATGCGGGATCTGCGAGAGGCCGATTGCGATATTTTGACCATTGGCCAATACCTCCAGCCAACTCCCAAGCACTTGTCGGTTGCGAACTGGGTGACACCGGCACAATTTGATGCGTGGCAACAGTTCGGTGAATCTTTAGGTTTCTTACAAGTTGTTGCCTCACCCTTGACACGGTCTTCTTATCATGCAGAGCAAGTAAGAGCGCTGATGGAGCGTTATCCTCGAAGATAA
- the hetR gene encoding heterocyst differentiation master regulator HetR, with protein sequence MTNDLDLIKRLSPSAMDQIMFYLAFSAMRTSGHRHGAFLDAAATAAKCAIYQTYLEQDQNLRMTGHLHHIEPKRVKAIVEEVKEALTHGKLMKMLGSQEPRYLIEFPYVWLEQYSWMPGRPRIPGTSLTSEEKRQIEQKLPPNLPDAQLINSFQFMEMIEFLYARHQEDYPPERRLPLSEALAEHIKRRLICAGTVAKIDSPWGMPFYALTRASYSPSGEEERTFIMVEDTARYFRLMKDWAERQPKKVMRILEELDIPADRIDQAMEELDEIIRAWADRYHQQGENTMILQMVFGPKED encoded by the coding sequence ATGACCAACGACCTCGATCTGATCAAACGCCTTAGCCCCAGTGCCATGGATCAGATCATGTTTTATCTTGCATTCAGCGCCATGAGAACCAGTGGGCACCGGCACGGAGCGTTTCTAGATGCAGCCGCTACGGCGGCTAAGTGTGCCATTTACCAGACCTATCTGGAGCAGGATCAGAATCTGCGGATGACGGGGCACCTCCACCACATTGAACCTAAGCGGGTTAAGGCAATTGTGGAGGAAGTCAAAGAGGCACTGACGCACGGCAAACTCATGAAGATGCTTGGCTCTCAAGAGCCGCGCTACCTGATTGAGTTTCCCTATGTCTGGCTGGAACAGTATTCCTGGATGCCTGGACGCCCGCGCATTCCTGGCACCAGTCTCACTTCTGAAGAAAAGCGACAGATTGAACAAAAACTGCCGCCTAATCTGCCTGACGCGCAACTGATCAACTCTTTCCAGTTCATGGAAATGATTGAATTCCTTTATGCCCGCCATCAGGAAGATTACCCACCAGAGCGGCGGTTGCCTTTAAGTGAGGCGTTAGCAGAACATATTAAGCGACGCTTAATTTGTGCCGGCACTGTCGCAAAGATTGATTCTCCTTGGGGAATGCCTTTCTATGCGCTCACCCGTGCCTCTTACTCGCCTTCGGGTGAAGAGGAGCGGACTTTCATCATGGTGGAGGATACCGCTCGGTATTTCCGGCTGATGAAAGATTGGGCAGAACGGCAGCCCAAGAAGGTGATGCGGATTTTAGAAGAACTCGATATCCCCGCTGATCGCATCGATCAAGCGATGGAAGAGTTGGATGAAATCATCCGCGCCTGGGCCGATAGATACCATCAGCAGGGTGAAAATACGATGATTCTGCAAATGGTTTTTGGCCCAAAAGAGGATTAA
- a CDS encoding FAD-dependent oxidoreductase, translating to MHLKPNVVDELSADVLVVGGGTGGTAAALQAARRGAKTILVSEFPWLGGMLTSAGVSAPDGNELAAFQTGIWGAFLRSLHQRQTGGLDNGWVSFFTYDPRIGHQIFADWVQQLPNLQWISSQVPLEVLQQGNRITGIRFADFTVRAHLTLDATELGDVIALAEVPHRWSWEFQAEWDEPSAPIEPNTFTQRYPVQAPTWVVIMQDYGAGAVAPEIPAPPLDNPAQFAGAWDNYGPQRFLNYGRLPFNRFMINWPRRGNDYGQRLERLIQSEAARNEFLQEARWHTQSFARFIQMQLGRQYGLAEHIFPESLTANRATQNQSTAYALHPYYRESRRLLGRVTVREQDILPMPGGRVASLATDSAGQVTAIALGNYANDHHYTDAEAQDTASLPLQPKSLRWGGRCTGTPFTIPYGSLIPVQTDGLLVCEKNISVSHIANGATRLQPVVMGIGQAAGMAAALCIERGCQPRDLPVRILQEALLTEPTAPAAIIPLFNLTPDHPEWLHRQRHYLDFPDAYPADGDSPLLSVVTHRSSASRPGQTTFTGIFHRHAPQDYTITLTTPTGISPQSWTLVTLQPEVDQQLQTCLTGQPLSVWGHLNQAGNWLLVEAIC from the coding sequence ATGCACCTAAAACCCAACGTGGTAGATGAATTGAGCGCTGATGTCTTAGTCGTTGGTGGCGGCACCGGCGGCACAGCAGCCGCCCTGCAAGCAGCCCGACGGGGGGCCAAAACCATCTTAGTCAGCGAATTTCCCTGGTTAGGAGGAATGCTCACCTCAGCCGGCGTTTCAGCGCCCGACGGCAATGAACTAGCAGCCTTTCAAACCGGCATTTGGGGTGCCTTCCTGCGCTCACTCCACCAGCGACAAACGGGTGGATTAGACAACGGTTGGGTCAGCTTTTTTACTTACGATCCGCGCATTGGCCACCAAATTTTTGCTGACTGGGTGCAGCAGTTGCCAAACTTGCAGTGGATTAGTAGCCAAGTGCCCTTGGAAGTCTTGCAGCAGGGGAACCGGATCACCGGCATCCGATTTGCAGATTTCACCGTCCGTGCCCATTTAACCCTAGATGCCACCGAACTCGGAGACGTAATAGCCCTAGCCGAAGTGCCCCATCGTTGGAGTTGGGAATTTCAAGCCGAGTGGGATGAACCCAGCGCCCCTATTGAACCCAATACTTTTACACAACGCTACCCCGTACAGGCCCCCACCTGGGTTGTGATTATGCAGGATTACGGTGCCGGTGCCGTAGCCCCCGAAATTCCCGCCCCACCTCTGGATAATCCCGCTCAGTTTGCCGGTGCTTGGGACAACTATGGCCCACAGCGGTTTCTAAATTACGGACGATTGCCGTTTAATCGCTTTATGATTAACTGGCCACGGCGGGGCAATGACTATGGCCAGCGGCTTGAGCGCCTGATTCAATCGGAAGCCGCACGGAATGAATTTCTCCAAGAAGCCCGCTGGCACACCCAAAGTTTTGCCCGCTTTATCCAAATGCAACTTGGCCGCCAATATGGCCTAGCTGAACACATCTTTCCAGAAAGTTTAACAGCTAACAGGGCAACTCAAAATCAAAGCACGGCTTATGCGCTACATCCTTACTATCGGGAAAGCAGACGTCTCCTAGGACGTGTGACAGTGCGAGAGCAAGATATTTTGCCGATGCCGGGAGGCAGAGTTGCCAGCTTGGCGACAGATTCAGCCGGCCAAGTAACCGCGATCGCTTTGGGTAACTACGCAAACGACCACCACTACACCGATGCAGAGGCGCAAGACACAGCCTCTCTCCCACTACAACCAAAATCCCTTCGCTGGGGAGGGCGATGCACCGGCACACCCTTTACCATTCCCTACGGGAGCTTGATCCCAGTTCAAACTGATGGCCTTCTCGTCTGTGAAAAAAATATTTCTGTATCCCATATTGCCAATGGTGCCACGCGGTTGCAGCCGGTTGTCATGGGGATCGGTCAAGCAGCGGGGATGGCAGCAGCACTGTGTATTGAGCGAGGCTGCCAACCGCGAGACTTGCCCGTGAGAATTCTGCAAGAGGCGCTATTAACAGAACCAACTGCACCGGCAGCGATCATTCCTCTGTTTAATTTGACACCGGATCACCCAGAATGGCTGCACCGGCAGCGCCACTACTTAGATTTCCCAGACGCCTATCCTGCCGACGGCGACTCTCCTTTACTATCAGTCGTCACTCATCGCTCATCTGCCAGTCGTCCAGGACAAACAACCTTCACCGGCATCTTCCACCGGCACGCCCCGCAGGATTACACCATCACCCTTACCACCCCAACTGGAATTTCCCCTCAAAGCTGGACACTCGTTACCCTTCAGCCTGAGGTAGACCAACAGTTACAAACTTGTCTGACAGGACAACCGCTTAGTGTTTGGGGGCATCTCAATCAAGCCGGCAACTGGCTACTTGTCGAAGCAATTTGCTAA
- a CDS encoding right-handed parallel beta-helix repeat-containing protein: MDRRTFLTWVWLGCLTSVSPAMVKAGTAGAKGELADDLVSQRLEPVVFYVALNGNDAWSGLQADPNTAKTDGPFATIQKARDAIRKLKREQGATLKQPVSVLLRGGTYFLSEPVIFTPEDSGTAKFPITYEAYRDEKPVISGGQPVTGWKQEGNIWKATLPASDKGSWDFLTLRVGNEWATRARYPNFEPKNPYKGGWLFAKNTSPSKTEVVVDPAKFPSWSDWSNAEINIYTNKGWWNALLPIERVEKDKHTLYINCPEEIGQGNRFFITNVREALDSPGEWCLNKTTGDVFYWPVQKDFQKLEIVAPKLAVIISLEGDIRKNKYVESINFKNLIFTDTTSPGRGYAWRMHAGIWLTGARKCEIEDCTFTHMVGYGILLKEGSSDNQILSNKMEKLGQGGVLLATSNLEGQELPSPSSNLIANNYIYECGLIYKGVAGVAILKGKNNRVAYNQISRMPRWGISIGYDSQDNIIEYNEVVDTSLETIDSGAIYTYGDSKQLTGNIIRFNFIRHSGGLSSTSEERFLFPHFTWGIYLDTYSSSTTVYGNIVVGTVWGGLCILGGKDNIIENNIFINGAEHQITVFALDEFMKGNIFRRNIVVFDNPNADLWFSYPSLWNRKRLAESNFNLYWHTGGLDIEKTGRVITPEGDFSKWQAAGFDRNSPIASPLFVAAEKGDFRLKADSPALKLGFQPIPIERIGPKGFNRSKETTVR; the protein is encoded by the coding sequence ATGGATCGTCGGACTTTTTTAACTTGGGTCTGGTTGGGTTGCTTGACTAGCGTTTCCCCGGCGATGGTTAAGGCCGGCACTGCAGGGGCTAAGGGTGAGCTAGCCGATGATTTGGTTTCCCAACGATTAGAACCTGTTGTATTTTATGTGGCGCTTAACGGCAATGATGCTTGGTCTGGTCTACAAGCAGATCCCAATACAGCAAAGACAGATGGCCCATTCGCTACGATCCAGAAGGCACGCGACGCTATTCGCAAACTTAAGCGTGAGCAAGGAGCTACACTCAAGCAACCTGTCAGTGTTTTATTGCGCGGCGGCACTTACTTTTTAAGTGAGCCGGTGATCTTTACCCCTGAAGATTCTGGCACTGCCAAATTTCCCATAACCTATGAAGCGTATCGTGATGAGAAGCCGGTGATCAGCGGTGGTCAGCCGGTTACAGGTTGGAAGCAAGAGGGGAATATTTGGAAAGCTACCCTGCCGGCCTCAGACAAAGGAAGCTGGGATTTCCTTACTTTAAGAGTGGGCAATGAGTGGGCCACTCGCGCCCGGTATCCTAATTTTGAACCCAAAAATCCGTATAAAGGTGGATGGTTATTTGCTAAGAATACTTCACCCAGTAAAACTGAAGTCGTTGTTGATCCCGCAAAGTTTCCCTCATGGTCAGACTGGAGCAACGCAGAAATCAACATTTATACTAATAAGGGCTGGTGGAATGCTCTGCTTCCAATCGAACGTGTAGAAAAAGATAAGCACACACTATATATTAATTGCCCGGAAGAAATTGGACAGGGAAATCGCTTCTTTATTACAAATGTTAGAGAAGCTTTAGATAGTCCTGGTGAGTGGTGTTTAAATAAAACGACTGGCGATGTCTTTTACTGGCCAGTACAAAAAGATTTTCAAAAATTAGAAATAGTTGCTCCAAAATTAGCCGTAATAATTTCTTTAGAAGGAGACATAAGAAAAAACAAATATGTAGAAAGTATTAATTTTAAAAACCTTATCTTTACTGATACTACTTCGCCCGGTCGGGGGTATGCTTGGCGAATGCATGCTGGGATTTGGTTAACAGGCGCACGAAAATGTGAAATTGAAGATTGTACCTTTACTCACATGGTCGGCTATGGAATCTTACTTAAGGAAGGATCTTCTGACAATCAAATTTTAAGCAATAAAATGGAAAAGTTAGGGCAAGGTGGCGTATTGCTAGCAACAAGTAATCTTGAGGGTCAAGAATTACCTTCCCCATCTTCTAATCTAATTGCTAACAATTACATTTATGAATGTGGATTGATTTATAAAGGGGTTGCCGGTGTTGCTATTTTAAAAGGTAAGAATAATCGAGTGGCTTATAATCAAATTAGCCGAATGCCAAGATGGGGTATTTCTATAGGTTATGATTCCCAGGACAACATTATAGAGTACAACGAAGTTGTAGATACGAGTTTAGAAACTATAGACTCTGGAGCTATTTATACATACGGAGACAGTAAGCAACTAACTGGCAACATTATTCGATTCAACTTTATTCGCCATTCTGGAGGTCTGTCAAGCACATCAGAGGAACGCTTTCTTTTCCCTCACTTTACTTGGGGGATCTACCTTGACACTTACAGCAGCAGTACAACTGTTTATGGAAACATTGTTGTTGGCACAGTGTGGGGTGGTTTATGTATTCTCGGGGGCAAGGACAACATAATAGAGAACAATATTTTTATCAATGGCGCAGAGCATCAAATCACTGTGTTCGCACTTGACGAATTTATGAAGGGTAATATCTTTCGGCGTAACATCGTTGTGTTTGACAACCCAAATGCTGACCTGTGGTTTAGCTACCCAAGTTTATGGAACCGCAAACGCTTGGCGGAAAGCAACTTCAACCTTTACTGGCATACAGGTGGTTTAGATATAGAAAAGACGGGACGGGTAATTACACCAGAGGGCGATTTTAGTAAATGGCAAGCAGCCGGCTTTGATCGCAACTCCCCGATAGCCTCGCCACTGTTTGTTGCTGCGGAAAAGGGAGACTTTCGGCTTAAAGCCGACTCACCGGCCCTTAAATTAGGTTTTCAGCCTATCCCAATCGAACGTATCGGCCCTAAAGGATTCAATCGTAGCAAAGAGACCACCGTAAGGTAA
- a CDS encoding zinc-dependent dehydrogenase translates to MKAQVFRGVNQLSYEEVPVPAIAPDEVLVKVQVVGLCQSDIKKIRYPLYEPPRIFGHETAGVIAAVGDAVTNWQVGQRVVVMHHIPCMHCIYCLNENFSMCETYKNITTTAGFAPSGGGFAECVKVPGHIVRNGGLIPIPDEVSFEQASFVEPTNCCLKAVKKAQIAPGQTILVTGAGPIGLMFIMLVKYFGARAIATDLLPSRIEKALQVGADAAFDARDAELPTKVQALTNGLGVDTTLLAVPSEKAFFQALDCTRKGGKILFFAEFPDEVEIPINPNILYRREIDLMGSYSSSYRLQALSADIVFHKRIDVEALISDHYPLQDLAAAVDRAVQPAAETYKILIYP, encoded by the coding sequence ATGAAAGCACAAGTTTTTAGAGGTGTCAACCAACTGAGCTACGAAGAGGTGCCGGTGCCGGCAATCGCACCGGATGAAGTGCTGGTAAAGGTTCAAGTCGTTGGGTTGTGCCAGTCTGATATCAAAAAAATTCGCTATCCCCTATACGAACCACCACGCATTTTTGGTCATGAAACAGCAGGGGTGATTGCAGCAGTTGGAGATGCCGTGACAAATTGGCAAGTGGGACAGCGGGTTGTAGTGATGCACCATATCCCCTGTATGCACTGTATATACTGCCTGAATGAAAACTTTTCCATGTGCGAAACCTACAAAAACATCACCACTACAGCGGGATTTGCACCCAGTGGAGGCGGTTTTGCAGAGTGTGTCAAAGTTCCAGGGCACATTGTTCGCAACGGCGGGTTGATTCCAATTCCTGATGAAGTGAGTTTTGAGCAAGCCAGTTTTGTCGAACCCACCAACTGCTGTCTCAAAGCAGTTAAGAAAGCCCAGATCGCTCCTGGCCAAACGATTTTAGTGACGGGTGCCGGTCCAATCGGGCTGATGTTTATTATGTTAGTGAAGTATTTTGGAGCCAGAGCGATTGCCACAGATTTGCTACCCTCCCGCATTGAGAAAGCCTTGCAAGTAGGGGCAGATGCTGCTTTTGATGCCCGCGATGCCGAGTTGCCGACTAAGGTGCAGGCGCTCACTAATGGCCTAGGAGTGGATACGACTTTACTGGCAGTCCCTAGTGAAAAAGCTTTTTTTCAAGCCCTTGATTGTACTCGCAAAGGTGGAAAAATACTGTTCTTTGCCGAGTTTCCTGACGAGGTGGAAATTCCGATTAATCCCAACATTCTCTACCGGCGGGAAATTGACCTGATGGGCAGTTACAGTTCTTCCTATCGATTGCAAGCGTTGTCTGCTGATATTGTGTTCCATAAGCGAATAGATGTGGAAGCGCTCATTAGTGATCACTATCCGTTGCAAGATTTAGCAGCAGCAGTGGATCGGGCTGTGCAGCCGGCGGCAGAAACCTATAAGATTCTCATTTATCCCTGA
- a CDS encoding flippase, whose translation MLSKIATAIKKINPGQRQIIGNTGWLFASRILRLGLGLVVGVLLARYLGPEQFGLYNYTISFVVLFSPLATLGLDSIVIRDIVREPLSKLETLGTAFVLKLIGSFITFCLATGAIFFLRFDDNLAHWLVGLAAVASIFQAFDVIEFWFNSQIKSKYGIYAKYSAFIFVNVLRIVLIQMNASLIAFAWLIFIESLLSAVGLVIVYQASGDNALAWQVSIKRAKQLLKDSWPLLLSSISIVIYMRIDQVMLGELASIADIGNYSVAVRLVEVWYIIPMTLNQALFPSIVNLKKVAPETYEARIQRLYTLMIWMAIIAAILISYISSQLVKVIYGEQYIEAAPILSIQAWMATSVFFGVARASWVTTEGYLLDEMYVNIIGCILNVILNFILIPTQGAIGATVASLLTAFGANFIVAIYSKPIRISLRMYLISLLLPLNLLKKILCAV comes from the coding sequence ATGCTGAGCAAGATAGCTACAGCTATTAAAAAAATTAACCCCGGGCAGCGTCAAATTATAGGCAATACAGGTTGGTTATTTGCCAGTCGCATTCTCCGATTGGGTTTGGGACTGGTTGTTGGAGTTTTGCTAGCCCGGTATCTAGGTCCAGAACAGTTTGGCCTCTACAACTACACTATTTCCTTCGTAGTATTATTTAGTCCGCTAGCGACGCTTGGGTTAGATAGTATTGTAATCCGTGATATTGTCCGTGAACCCTTATCTAAGCTCGAAACGCTAGGGACAGCGTTTGTCTTAAAGCTTATAGGTAGCTTTATAACTTTCTGCTTAGCGACAGGTGCAATTTTCTTTTTGCGCTTTGATGATAACTTAGCTCACTGGCTTGTCGGACTTGCAGCAGTCGCCAGTATTTTTCAAGCTTTTGACGTGATTGAATTTTGGTTTAACTCGCAAATTAAATCAAAGTATGGAATATATGCTAAATACTCAGCTTTTATTTTCGTTAATGTTCTGAGAATCGTTTTAATACAAATGAATGCATCACTGATTGCATTCGCCTGGTTGATCTTTATAGAAAGTTTACTAAGTGCTGTAGGTTTGGTAATCGTTTATCAAGCTTCTGGGGATAATGCCTTGGCTTGGCAAGTCAGCATAAAACGTGCCAAGCAACTATTGAAAGATAGCTGGCCTTTGCTTCTTTCTAGTATAAGTATAGTTATATATATGCGTATTGACCAAGTTATGCTGGGAGAGTTAGCATCTATTGCTGACATTGGAAATTACTCAGTAGCAGTGCGCTTAGTAGAAGTTTGGTATATAATACCAATGACTCTCAATCAGGCTTTGTTTCCATCAATTGTTAATTTGAAAAAAGTTGCTCCAGAAACTTATGAGGCAAGAATTCAGCGCCTTTACACACTAATGATTTGGATGGCTATTATTGCTGCTATTTTAATTTCTTATATTTCAAGCCAGTTGGTCAAAGTTATTTATGGAGAGCAATATATCGAAGCAGCCCCTATTCTTTCTATTCAGGCGTGGATGGCGACATCTGTGTTCTTTGGAGTTGCTAGAGCTTCCTGGGTAACTACAGAAGGATATCTGCTAGATGAAATGTATGTGAACATTATCGGCTGTATTTTAAATGTAATTTTAAATTTTATACTCATTCCAACACAAGGAGCAATTGGAGCTACAGTAGCTTCGTTACTCACTGCCTTTGGAGCTAACTTTATTGTTGCTATTTACTCAAAACCGATTAGAATTAGTCTGAGAATGTACTTGATTAGTCTCCTTCTTCCCCTGAACTTATTAAAGAAAATATTATGTGCGGTATAA